The Thermus hydrothermalis nucleotide sequence CGGGCTACGTGGGCTACGAGGAGGGGGGCCAGCTCACCGAGGCGGTGCGGCGCAGGCCTTACACCGTCATCCTCTTTGACGAGATTGAGAAGGCCCACCCCGACGTCTTCAACATCCTCCTGCAAATCCTGGACGATGGCCGCCTCACGGACAGCCACGGGCGCACCGTGGATTTCCGCAACACGGTCATCATCCTCACCTCCAACCTGGGTAGCCCCCTCATCCTCGAGGGCATCCAGAAGGGCCTGCCCTACGAGAGGATCCGGGAGGAGGTCTTCGGGGTCTTGCAGAAGCACTTCCGCCCCGAGTTCCTGAACCGCTTGGACGAGATCGTGGTCTTCCGGCCCCTCTCGCAGGAGCAAATTCGGGCCATCGTGGAGATCCAGCTTGGGAACCTCCGGGCCCGGCTTGCGGAAAAGCGCATCACCCTGGAGCTCACCGAGGCGGCCAAGGACTTCCTGGCCCAAAGGGGCTACGACCCCGTCTTCGGCGCCCGGCCCCTGAAGCGCGTGATCCAACGGGAGCTGGAAACCCCCTTGGCCAAGAAGATCCTGGCCGGGGAGGTGAAGGAGGGGGACCGGGTGGTGGTGGACGCCACGCCCCAAGGCCTGGTGTTCCACACCGCCACCCGGGTAGAGGCCTAAAGGAGGGAGAAGATGGACGTGCTGGAGGTGTTGCGGCAGGCTTACCAGGACGAGCTCCTGGACGCCCTAAGGGCCGAGCGGGCGGCGGAAGGGGTGCCCTACCCCCACGTCCGGGCCCTCCTCCAGGAGGTGGCTTCCCGGGAGCGGGCCCACGCGGAGGCCCTGGCCGAGGCCCTGCGGAAGCGGGGGGCCTCCCTGCCCCCCGCCCCCAAGGCCGGGGAGGAGGGTTGGGAGGCCATGCTCCGCCTCCTCTCCGAGGAGGGGTTTGACCGGGCCTATTACCTGGAGAGCACCTTCCCCGACCCCGAGCTGGAAAGCCTTTTCACCCGCCTCGGCCAGGAGGAGCGGTTGAACCAGGAAGCGGTACGGAAAGCGGTGGCGCTTATCGGAGGTAACCTATGATCTCTAAGGAAGAAGTCAAACGGCTACGCGAGGCCATCGGCAAGGCGGAAGGTCCCGTGCTCTCCCTGTACCTGGACGTGAACCCGGCCAAGCCGGAAAACGCTTCCAGGGCCTACGCCCTGAGGGCCAAGGACGCCATGAAGGCCCTTAAGGTCCCCGAGGACCTGGCGGAGAAGGTGCTGGAGGTCCTTAAGAACCAGGTCCTCGAGGCCAAGACCGCCGTCTTCTTCGCCGGGGAAGACCTCTTTGAGGTCCTTCTCCTGCAGGTGGAACTCCCCTTGGTGAGCGCTCTGAAGACCCACTTCCTGGACGAAAAGGAAAGCCGCCTCCTTAGCGGCGGCGTCCTGGCCCACTACGGCCCTCCCTTCCTCCTCCCCCTGGTCTACGCCCTGGACGAGTACGAGCGCTACGGGGTGGTCTACGTGGACCAGGAGCGCTGGCGGGTCTTTGAGGTCTTCCTGGGGGAGATTGAGGAGGTCCAGGACGCCTTCTTGGCCCTGGACACCGAGGCCTGGCGCCGCCTCAGCCTGGACGCCCCTGGCCGCCGCTTCAACCTGGGGGGCATCGCCCGGGGCGGGGCGGGGCAAGACCTCTTCGCCAAGCGCCTCGAGGCCTGGGAAGAGCGGTTTTACAAGGCCTTGGCCCATGACCTGGAAAAGCTCGTGGAGGGCCGGGGCTTCACCCGCCTTGTCCTCATGGGCCCCGAGGAGCACACCAAGCTTTTCTTGGGCTACCTGCCCAAGCGCCTGAAGGAGAAGGTGGTGGCCCTCCTCCCCTCCCTCCCCCACCCCGGGGCCACCCCCGGCCAGGTGCTAAAGCGCCTGGAGCCGGAGCTTTCCGCCATTGAGCGGGCCAAGGAGGTGGAGCTTCTCAAGAGCCTGGAAGAGGCCTACCCCAAGGCGGTCTTCGGCCCTGAGGTGCTGGAGAGGGTGCAGGAAGGGCGGGTGGAGGTCTGGGTCCTGCCCTGGACCCTGGACCAGGGGGTTTACGCCTGCGATGGCCTCTACTTCGCCGAGGAAGCCAAGGTCCTGGCCTTCTGCGAGCGCCCCGAGGCCAAGCCCTTGGCCGTGGTGCTGCCCGAGCTCGCCGCAGGCTACGCCACCAAGCTGGAGTTCGTGCGCGGCGAGGCGGAAAAAAGGCTTCTTGAGCGCGGGGGGATGGCCGCGCTCTTGAGGTGGTAAGGAGGTGATGGGAGATGTTGCGGTTTGATCCTTTTAGGGAGCTGGAGGAGCTTCAGGAAAGGCTGGCGCGGGCCTTCGTTCCCCAGGCCCAGCAGGGCCCCCGGGTCTACGCCCCGCCGGTGGATGTGATGGAGGACGCCGAAGGGCTCCACCTCCTCGTCTACCTCCCGGGGGTGGATCCTGCCAAGGTGGAGGTGGTGGCGGAAGAGGGCGTCCTCTCCGTGAAGGCGGAGCGGCCC carries:
- a CDS encoding ferritin family protein, translating into MDVLEVLRQAYQDELLDALRAERAAEGVPYPHVRALLQEVASRERAHAEALAEALRKRGASLPPAPKAGEEGWEAMLRLLSEEGFDRAYYLESTFPDPELESLFTRLGQEERLNQEAVRKAVALIGGNL
- a CDS encoding Hsp20/alpha crystallin family protein, producing MLRFDPFRELEELQERLARAFVPQAQQGPRVYAPPVDVMEDAEGLHLLVYLPGVDPAKVEVVAEEGVLSVKAERPLEKQEGVAYHRLEGPYGTFARSFNVPSTYDLSRVQARFRHGVLHLLVPKAEATKPKKIQVQVE
- a CDS encoding VLRF1 family aeRF1-type release factor, giving the protein MISKEEVKRLREAIGKAEGPVLSLYLDVNPAKPENASRAYALRAKDAMKALKVPEDLAEKVLEVLKNQVLEAKTAVFFAGEDLFEVLLLQVELPLVSALKTHFLDEKESRLLSGGVLAHYGPPFLLPLVYALDEYERYGVVYVDQERWRVFEVFLGEIEEVQDAFLALDTEAWRRLSLDAPGRRFNLGGIARGGAGQDLFAKRLEAWEERFYKALAHDLEKLVEGRGFTRLVLMGPEEHTKLFLGYLPKRLKEKVVALLPSLPHPGATPGQVLKRLEPELSAIERAKEVELLKSLEEAYPKAVFGPEVLERVQEGRVEVWVLPWTLDQGVYACDGLYFAEEAKVLAFCERPEAKPLAVVLPELAAGYATKLEFVRGEAEKRLLERGGMAALLRW